Below is a genomic region from Bacteroidales bacterium.
CTGCGAGCCCGTATTGGTGATCAACCTCTCTACCGGAACTCCTGATGAAGCCGCAAATTGGGTCGAATACTGTAATGGGACTGAAAATACATACTATGCGAACCTGAGGCGTTCACACGGATACGCAGAACCTTTCAACGTAAAGTACTGGGCTTTGGGTAATGAGGAAATGGCTGAGCCGGATGCCGGAAGACACCAGGATCCGCATAAATATGTGGAAGATGTATGGCACTTTATAAAACTCATGAAACTGACCGACCCTACAATACAACTAATTGCCAATGGAGAAAGCGGAAGCAATGAATGGAACAAAATCATCCTGAAAGGATTAGACGGAGCCATCGATTATATTTCTTATCATGCTTATGTCGGTACCGATCAGGGAAAACCTTACTCCATCTTTAAAAAGATACAAGCTACGGGCAGGGGAATAAGCAATTTAGGAAATATCATCAAGGAAACCTGTCCGGATAAAGTAGAAAACTGGAAGAAATGGTATCGTTTTCCACATCGCCAGCATCCTATAAAAATAGCTTTAGACGAATGGGGCATCTGGGAATATCAGGATCCTCCGTATGGAACGACGAACACTTATGAATGGCGTCACGGACTAGCGACTGCCTGTTTTCTGAATACCATTCACCGTAATGCCGCACACATAGCTATGGCGAACTGGGCCCAGATGGTAAATATCCTTGCTCCGATTATGACGAATGAAAACGCTTCTGTAAGACAAACCGTTTTCTTCCCTATGAAGGAATACCGCGCCTACTCTCTGAATGAGAGCATCCTGGCGGAAGCCAGTTCTCCTGTGATAGATGTAGATCTTCATTCTATTGATGTTTCTGCAGCCTTAGACAGGGAAAAAATGCTGTTGACATTGTATATAGTGAATATTAATGCACAGAGTCTTAAAACAACTTTCAATTTCACCAACTGTAAAGTAGACAAGCTTTTAGAAATGACTGTTTTGTCAGCATTTTCTTTAAATGCAAAAAATACTTTGAACAATCCGGATACAAACGTAGTCTCCACAACACGTACCTCCTTAAACAAGAAGGCTAAGGAAGTTGTCTTACAAGGTGAAACCGTTACCATCTGCCAATTTAAATTATCAGAGATCACCCGATAGAGATCGACAAACCATCCATAAACTCCGGAAATCATGAATCATTGTATCATCTGTGGCCGTCAGACAGCGAATAGTTATCAGATATATGTCGGTAAAGAAGCTCTGGATAAATCAACGGAAGGAGATGTTCCCGGGGAAAAATACCTCACAGGTAAAAACACACTGGAATTGGTCAATAGAAACAACCAACGGTCCTATTTTCTTGAATACAGTTTGCCTGTTTGCCGTAACTGCGTTTACAAGCCACAAATAAAATTCAACATCATCACTGCTGTGGCAACGGCTATTATCGGTACCGTCCTTATCTATGCCTTACCTGCACAGCAATGGTGGTGGGGCATCATCGTATATGCGTTTTCTCTTTTCAACATCCTCTTTGCATTTTCATATCATTCCAGGTTCCGTAAAGACAAACTGGACAACGATCTTGCCGCGGATGCACTGGGCGCACACTTCAACAAAAGATTACCGCAAAGTTCCAAACTGGCCTATTATACATTCGAAAAATTAAAAAAACAAATGGAACAACTGGGTACCCTTCATCCTGTAGTTGCTAATGAAATGAAGCCCCGGCCTGTTACCCCAAAAATAGTTCCCCAAAGCCAGATACCTATAGAAAAACAACCTGAAGCCGACCAGGCAAAACGAGCATCATTGCCAACTGATGAAAAAAGAAAACAGGCTTTACAGACATTGAAAACATCCCCCAGTTGGGAAATGCGCCGCGATGCATTAAAGGAACTCAAAGGTGCTACCGAAGAAGAAATAATTGATGCCGCCATACATGCCCTGAAAACAGATGAAATGTGGGTAGTACGGTTTAATGCTGCTGAAATGCTTGGCACCACAGGTGATACACGTGCAGTGGCGCCTCTTATAGAAGCATTGAAAGACCCTAAAGAAGCAGTAAGGGAATACGCGGGAAAGGCACTGGGAGAACTTGGTGATGAAAGAACTATTACACCCATGATAAAAGCACTGGCCATTCATGGCGCCGACTATACCGGCGTAAATGGAATTGCCGATGGACTGGGTATGATGGGAACCAAAGCAGTAACCCAGTTAATGGAACTGCTGGATGGCCCGGAAATGGGTCTTGCCCTGCGCGCACTTGAAAAAGGCGCTGACAAACAGGCTGAGGAAAAGTTACTGGCCATCGCCGAAGATCCGGGTATAGAGGAATACCTGCGCATCAGGGCTGTAATTGCATTGGGTAATATACCCGAAACCGGCGACCGGCTGACGCAACTACTACAAAAAGAAGGCAGCGATAAGCTGGTTAAAAGTATCCTGAACGCCCTGGAAAAAATAGGGTACAAAGTAGAAAATGCCGGATCTTTGGAAAAAGAAGCCAAACGCCGTAGCGCTCAAAAACTGCTCGAAGGCATGAAAGCCATCAAAATCGGCATGAAGGAAAACGATGCCGACGAGCTGGTAGGTTATGCCGTATTCGGCATGGGAGCCAATCAGGTCCACAAAACCCCTTATGGTGATTTTCAATTAATTGTTAACCATGGAATTGTTACCGGAACATTTGGTTTCGACCCTGTAATAAAAAAGATAGAAGAATTTTTACAACAATCATAATATCAAATAGTAAATAGAGAAAGCTTACCTACCTAAAATCAGGATTAATATGAAGAAAATAGCCATCATCATTTGTTTGTTCATCACAAGCTACGTATACCCACAGACTCCACAAGAGATAACTGACAGATTTGATCAGTTCAATACCGAGTTAATGGCGGCCTACGGAAAAGATCACGAAAAAAGCATAAAAATACTTAACGATATCGTTGATTTTTTCCATTCACTTCCGTCGGAATCTAGAATGGACAGTACATCATTCTATTGCCAGACGGATATGGTTTACTGTATGGCCTATAATACCCTTAAAGAATATGAAAAAGCGACGGTTTATCTTGAAAAGATATGGGCAAGAGGGTGCAACAATCTTTATACGATGGTCACCAATGATGAGTTTGGCGAATTAAGCCGGCAAAAGCAGGCCCATGAAATATTTGAAAAAGTAAAAAACAGTGCTGAATATAAATTCTACATTGCCACTCAGAAAATCAACAAATCATTCGAACAGAATGATTATAAAGGAAATATAGAAAACGCCCAAGAAGCGCTTAGCATTTACAATGCTTTAAAAGATAAAAATCAAAACCAAAACCAACTTTGTCAATTACATATGCTGTTATCGATGTCGTATTCGGCATTAAACGATCAGACCGAAGCCCTTGGTTATCTTAAAAAAGCCATAGAATCAGGCTGTGACTATGCTCAACTCATTGACAAAAAAGAATTCAACAACATACGAACGACAAAGGAATTTGCGAAACTGACAGGCGATACGACACTTACTGCCCCCGGTCTGAAACCCGGTGCGTGGGGTCTGGAAAAAGACATACCTGTCAAAGTATCGTCGGCCAAAGCATCGAACGAACAACGAGGCGAAGGTGCTGACCGGTCAATCGACGGTCATATGTCGACCATCTACCATTCGAGTTGGTCCAACACGGTTTTTCCTGTTACACTGGAATATACTTTCAATCAACCGGAAGTCATTGATTATATGATCTATTATCCGCGTACCGACGGATCGAACGGTAATTTTAAGGAAATAGAAGTGTATATCAGCGAGAACAGCAAAGAAACACTCGTTGGCAAATACGATTTTAAAGGAAGCGGAACCCCGTCCGTCATTGACCTCCAGGGAAAAAAGCCCAAATATGTAAAGGTGATCGTAAAATCGGGCCTGGGAGATAACGGAACCGGCTTTGCCAGTTGTGCCGAAATGCAGTTTTTCCGTAAAAATGAGGCGAATAAAATTCCTGACGTCTTCTCGGATTTTACCTGCTCCAATCTGAGAAAAGGGATAAAAGTAAAGGATATCGACGCTATCGCTAATCCGCAATTTAAAGCGCTTGCCCAATCCCTGTATAACAGCACTTACGACAAGCAAAATAGGGTGAAAACCTATCAGCCCTATCCGAATCCTTCCGTTGTTGCTACCAGAAATAAAACAGGAACTTATAGCCTGCTCGATAATGCGACCGGAATAGTAGCTATGCCGGGCGAGGAAATCGTGGTATTTGTGGGCGATACAAAGGGGCAAAATATAGCCTTACGCTCCATCAATTTCAACAACGACTATTCCCCTGTTGATTATATGCTTAAGGAAGGCGCCAATAGTATTATTTGTCAGGGCGGAGGATTGCTGTACATAATGTACCATACGGAAAATAAGAATGCTTCACCCATAAAAATCCATATTGCCAGCGGAAAAGTGAACGGAATGTACCATGCAACCGAAAACACTAATTCCGACTGGACAGACATCCTGGATAATGCCAGGCATAAATACATTGATGTCCAGGGTAAATACGCGCACCTGATATTCCCGGTGAATGATTTCAAAAAGTATACTCCGGATATATCCCGTTTACTGGCAGTTTTTGACTCCATAGTATATCTCGAATCACGCTTTATAGGACTGGAAAAATATAAAAGGGCAAATGGTAACCGCATGTTGTTTTATGTCTCTACTTCGCCTTACTGGATGTTTGCAACCGCCAATCGTACCGGATATTCTGCCGGTTCAATGTCCCATATCTGCGATGTCAACAGATTGCGTACCACCGATATATGGGGGCCGGCACACGAGGTAGGACATATCAACCAGACGCAGGGTCTGAAATGGGTGGGACTTACCGAGGTTTCCAACAATATTTACTCGATGTATGTGCAATCCATGTTTGGAAATAAATCGCGCCTGTCGGAGGAAAAACTGAATTCCAGTTTTGACGGGATCTGGAACAACCGGTACGAGAAAGGTTTTACCGAAATGCTGGCCGGTAAAGTGTTGCATTCCGACCATGGGGATGTATTTTGCAAACTGATCCCCTTCTGGCAGTTGCAACTGTATTTCTCCAATGTAAAAGGCAACACCGATTTTTATGCGGATGTACATGAAGCCATAAGAAATCTGGACCATGTCCCCAATGACGCACAACAGCAGTTGAATTTTATGCGTATCTGCTGTGATGTATCCAAAACCGACCTCAGCGAGTTTTTTGAACGTTGGGGGATGCTGGCTGTAACATCGGGTACAGCTACCGATCATAGTTCTATCCAGAACAGGGTCAACTATACCAGAAGTTTTACCATCACCCAAAAAGAGGTGGAAGAATTCAAAAAATATGCTTCCCGGTATGCAAAGCCTGATGCCAGGATATGGTACATACATGATGAATGTGTGGAGGCATACAAAAATAATGCGGCTATCGAAAAGGGCAAGGTAACGGTCAATGGTGCCAACTATGCTACCGACACTAAAAATGCGGTTGCATATGAAGTGTACGATGGTGATAAACTGGTATTCATTACTCCGGCATCGGAATTTAAACTGCCCGATGGAATTAAAAATCCGGTTATCTATGCTGTTCCCGCTATAGGAAAAACCGTAAAAATACATTAACAGTCGATAAAAAGAGAATTCGAATCAAACGATGAATACATGTGGTTTAATAATTTCATGAAGAAAACTTATTTGTTTCAAAACAAGACAAATACAGAGCAGAGTTTAATAGTAATAGGCATTATATTTCTTTTAAGCCTGTTCCCCAATACCTCTCAGGCAAAAAACAGAGCTTTTAATGATAAATATGTAAGCCATGATCATATTGCAAAGACCATAAAAATCCAAGGTCCTGATCAAAAGCTTGGTATTTTAATCGATTATTCAGATGGATGTAGAATAACCCATCTCACAATTAAGGATAAAAACACCTTATCCTCTTCGGGTATTTATACCGGATTCAGGACAAAGGGAGGTAGTTACACATCCGATAAAACAGAGAACGAAGTAAAAATAGAAGAAACTTCTGGAAAAATAGTTGTAAGGGAAATAACTTATGGAGATGCTGCATTGAAAGTAAATGAAACATGGACCTTTGACCTCAATGAAGATAAAATACGCTGGCATATAGACCGCAGGTACAGCACCCTGGCAAAACTCGAGGAAACTGCCTTTCCTCAATGGTCTTTCGATCGCTCTATCTGGAAAGGAGGAATAATGGATAA
It encodes:
- a CDS encoding HEAT repeat domain-containing protein, encoding MNHCIICGRQTANSYQIYVGKEALDKSTEGDVPGEKYLTGKNTLELVNRNNQRSYFLEYSLPVCRNCVYKPQIKFNIITAVATAIIGTVLIYALPAQQWWWGIIVYAFSLFNILFAFSYHSRFRKDKLDNDLAADALGAHFNKRLPQSSKLAYYTFEKLKKQMEQLGTLHPVVANEMKPRPVTPKIVPQSQIPIEKQPEADQAKRASLPTDEKRKQALQTLKTSPSWEMRRDALKELKGATEEEIIDAAIHALKTDEMWVVRFNAAEMLGTTGDTRAVAPLIEALKDPKEAVREYAGKALGELGDERTITPMIKALAIHGADYTGVNGIADGLGMMGTKAVTQLMELLDGPEMGLALRALEKGADKQAEEKLLAIAEDPGIEEYLRIRAVIALGNIPETGDRLTQLLQKEGSDKLVKSILNALEKIGYKVENAGSLEKEAKRRSAQKLLEGMKAIKIGMKENDADELVGYAVFGMGANQVHKTPYGDFQLIVNHGIVTGTFGFDPVIKKIEEFLQQS
- a CDS encoding M60 family metallopeptidase, with translation MKKIAIIICLFITSYVYPQTPQEITDRFDQFNTELMAAYGKDHEKSIKILNDIVDFFHSLPSESRMDSTSFYCQTDMVYCMAYNTLKEYEKATVYLEKIWARGCNNLYTMVTNDEFGELSRQKQAHEIFEKVKNSAEYKFYIATQKINKSFEQNDYKGNIENAQEALSIYNALKDKNQNQNQLCQLHMLLSMSYSALNDQTEALGYLKKAIESGCDYAQLIDKKEFNNIRTTKEFAKLTGDTTLTAPGLKPGAWGLEKDIPVKVSSAKASNEQRGEGADRSIDGHMSTIYHSSWSNTVFPVTLEYTFNQPEVIDYMIYYPRTDGSNGNFKEIEVYISENSKETLVGKYDFKGSGTPSVIDLQGKKPKYVKVIVKSGLGDNGTGFASCAEMQFFRKNEANKIPDVFSDFTCSNLRKGIKVKDIDAIANPQFKALAQSLYNSTYDKQNRVKTYQPYPNPSVVATRNKTGTYSLLDNATGIVAMPGEEIVVFVGDTKGQNIALRSINFNNDYSPVDYMLKEGANSIICQGGGLLYIMYHTENKNASPIKIHIASGKVNGMYHATENTNSDWTDILDNARHKYIDVQGKYAHLIFPVNDFKKYTPDISRLLAVFDSIVYLESRFIGLEKYKRANGNRMLFYVSTSPYWMFATANRTGYSAGSMSHICDVNRLRTTDIWGPAHEVGHINQTQGLKWVGLTEVSNNIYSMYVQSMFGNKSRLSEEKLNSSFDGIWNNRYEKGFTEMLAGKVLHSDHGDVFCKLIPFWQLQLYFSNVKGNTDFYADVHEAIRNLDHVPNDAQQQLNFMRICCDVSKTDLSEFFERWGMLAVTSGTATDHSSIQNRVNYTRSFTITQKEVEEFKKYASRYAKPDARIWYIHDECVEAYKNNAAIEKGKVTVNGANYATDTKNAVAYEVYDGDKLVFITPASEFKLPDGIKNPVIYAVPAIGKTVKIH